The genomic region CGGCGATGATGCGGTCCCCGGGGCGAAATCCGGCGGCTTCGGCGGGAGAATTGGGCACAACGCCTCCTACGACGGCGGGCTGCTGGTCAAGCCCGTGCAGATACAGGCCCATAAAGAGAATAACAGCGCTGAGGACGTTGAACAAAACGCCCGCCGCTACCACGCAGATGCGTATCCAGACAGGGCGGTTGGCAAACGAGCGGGGGTCATCGGTTTTCTCCGCCGAACCGGAATCGGACTGGCCGAGCATCTTGACAAATCCGCCGAAGGGAATCAGGCCCAGCCAATATTCCGTTTCAGAGTCGCCTTCCTGAAGCACCTCTTCGCTGTTTTTTCGGGGAAAGAGGCGTATGCGGAACCCTTTTTTCAGTTTCCGTATGGAAAGAATGGTCGGCGGAAACCCGATGGAGAAGGCCTCGACTTTGATGCCGCCGAGTTTGGCAACCAGGAAATGCCCTAATTCGTGGACGAAGATGACGCCGCCGAAACCGAGCAGGACCAGGGCCGTCGTGCCGGCGATGCCGGGGGCGCGCAGGATAAAGGCCGTGACGGCAGCCACGATTGCCAGCGCCGCGGCCAGGTCCAGCAGCTTGCTCAGACGGCTCTGGGGCGGCTGCGGAGATCCTTTCGTCTCTCCGGACACGGCGGAAGCGGGAGAAGACGCGGCAGATTCGGACGGTTCAGGAATAGAAAACGGTTGGTCTGTCATTATCGTTTTTCCTTTTGAGAAGTCAGTACGGTTCTGTGTTCGAGATTCCGATGGACCTCCTGTCGAGCCCAGCGGTCGATTTCAAGCAGGGCCTCCAGGGACAGATGGGTTTGAACGGAATGATTCTGAAGACACTGTTCAATCAGTTCGATGATTCGGCCGAAGCGGATTCTGCCTTCCAGAAAAGCGGCGACGGCCTCTTCGTTGGCGGCGTTGAAGACCACCGGTGCCGAACCGCCCAGCCGGGCCGCCTCATAGCCGACCGCCAGGGCTCGGAACCGGTTCAGGTCCGGTGCCTCAAAGGTCAGCCGTCCGAGCGTTTCCAGCTGAAGGCCTTTCGAAAGGCCCGGTCTTCGGTGCGGATAGGTGAGGGCATACTGAATCGGGGTTTTCATATCCGGCGTGCCCATCTGGGCGATTACGGAGCCGTCGATAAATTCCACCATCGAATGGATGACCGATTCCGGATGAATCAGCACATCGATTTTGTCCACAGGCAGGCCGAACAGCCATCGGGCCTCCATCACCTCCAGGGCCTTGTTGACCATTGTGGCCGAATCGACGGTAATTTTGGGTCCCATCCGCCAGGTCGGATGAGCCAGGGCTTGGGCGGCGGTCGCCTGCTCGATTTCTTCCGGCCGGCTGCGCAGGAAGGGCCCGCCCGAGGCGGTCAGGACAATCCGGCGGACTTCT from Anaerohalosphaeraceae bacterium harbors:
- a CDS encoding 1-deoxy-D-xylulose-5-phosphate reductoisomerase, with product MGKRVAILGSTGSIGQNALQVLAALGPEYEVAALTTHSRIDLLAEQVRRFQPQIAAVTHPDFSKGNIPALDGFRGKLLFGPEALTEIASQEDIDIILCAVVGAAGLPALLAAAQAGKRLAIANKEPLVIAGELLTRQAAAGGAEILPIDSEHSAVFQALQAGRPEEVRRIVLTASGGPFLRSRPEEIEQATAAQALAHPTWRMGPKITVDSATMVNKALEVMEARWLFGLPVDKIDVLIHPESVIHSMVEFIDGSVIAQMGTPDMKTPIQYALTYPHRRPGLSKGLQLETLGRLTFEAPDLNRFRALAVGYEAARLGGSAPVVFNAANEEAVAAFLEGRIRFGRIIELIEQCLQNHSVQTHLSLEALLEIDRWARQEVHRNLEHRTVLTSQKEKR